One window of Acidobacteriota bacterium genomic DNA carries:
- a CDS encoding putative Ig domain-containing protein, producing MRCILSSLLLLITFALYASAKPHTAQRLASSSRGYSMVLVDANTPAELADARDFIASQGGTIAIILPPHTIYGWITPAVKARILGKHKIRAVHDSAIDTQALPYGDRVTHMAARLYNDLASGRRARQLESNRLEDKQEFNVTRPPLVECAVPRPHSFNKQDFIRNLQSLGAQESLENLSVQPNFWGNTDTMDGNVAVAVFLLESTGAIDPNQHTWNQADQDIALTAVVEGLNWWVEQSRAFNLGRPLQFTIVPYFANNPACQIAYEPILHEGRESALWVNNVMNNLGVDAGDTFIRVASFDRVIRDQNRANWAYSIFIGYNPAPAQNAFADGRASWAYIGGPHVNALFRTYGWDLKRIISHETGHIFYACDEYSQPGFHTCSCSCAPEVRPEAKNGNCESGCGVSTECMMRINELALCAYTAAQIGWTSTVLPDIPTAPAGLVVSASSPTQVLVNWQDTATNEAGFQIERKGGSDANFSLIGTAAANLTSFADNTVAADTIYTYRVRAFNVSGASGYSSESSVRTPATSTNLSISTADLSEATVNVPYSRTLSASGGLPPYRWLVDSGTLPPGISLSQFGDLSGTPTSAGTFNFVARVNDTANNSVTKAFSLVVKAAAVLTITTKELPRGSVGTSYSQQLGASGGQTPYTWTIQSGSLPEGLTLTQTGNLQGTPERAGTSSFTLKLTDATSATTTTTLSLVINPATLLLTIQTVALPDGVVGETYSQTLIAAGGSSPYRWALKSGELPNGLTLSANGIISGTPTSSGEKSFEIEAIDQSGQRAIKQFEIDVDPPPEFTILTQSALKTGAVGVPFRVELQATSGTEPYVWKKKKKAKFGTLPDGITVSKEGILSGTPTAQGTYNFTLLAIDAADRVASKPFTLEIAPPPPPLEIRTTSLPAATQGLPYNGKLEANGGVAPYAWSLDSGSLPNGLTLSESGDITGRATAVFTANFVVRLRDAIGTSSTKALSITVVPPPPPLAITTTSLPETSAERAYNQSLQATGGVPPYTWSIANGSLGAGLNLSASGTISGTPTAPGTAVFGVRVTDSAQQTTVRTLAIKINPADRLAPFGVFETPDHKATLTGTITGTGWALDNVGVVAIDILIDNQKVAEADYGIARPDVAVAWGSFPNGANAGFRFSLDTTKLANGDHTLAVRFADAQGNTVIVGARTIQVQNRLLAITTTDLVRGKKGESYSFQLGAADGRPPYTWTLTSGALPQGLNMNASGVISGTPTVAGSFTFGVRVNDTAGGVAVASLILFIQPDIEPLNIVSRGDLAAGLTGVDYAYQLLFAGGTAPRTWSMASGNLPPGLSLGASSGVISGKPTQVGNYTFTLRLTDATSTTVTSQPLNIAITPGPLVITSSGTLTQGTAGSAYTYQLTFLGGQAPMTWSLSSGASLPPGLSLNATTGVINGTPTTPGTYTFTVQVGDSQQPPVSVTSGTLTIVIVPAPLVITSSGTLTGGRINQAYTHQLTFTGGTPPVTWSLPTGSTLPPGLTLNTTTGVISGTPTQTGNFSFTVRITDSANVVATSSALQITISP from the coding sequence ATGCGTTGTATCTTATCGTCCTTGCTGTTGTTGATAACCTTTGCTCTTTATGCTTCAGCAAAACCTCACACCGCTCAACGGCTGGCTTCGTCCTCACGCGGCTACTCAATGGTGTTGGTTGATGCCAACACCCCGGCAGAACTTGCCGACGCCCGCGATTTTATTGCTTCGCAAGGCGGCACGATTGCCATCATTCTTCCACCGCATACCATTTATGGCTGGATTACTCCTGCGGTAAAAGCGCGCATTCTTGGTAAGCATAAAATTCGCGCCGTGCATGATTCGGCAATTGACACCCAGGCTTTGCCCTACGGCGACCGCGTAACCCACATGGCAGCGCGACTCTATAACGACCTGGCAAGCGGCAGACGGGCGCGCCAGTTGGAATCAAACCGCCTTGAAGACAAACAGGAATTTAACGTCACCCGCCCGCCGCTGGTTGAGTGCGCGGTTCCACGTCCGCATTCATTTAACAAACAGGATTTTATTCGCAATCTGCAATCGCTCGGCGCGCAGGAAAGTTTAGAAAATCTCAGCGTGCAGCCGAACTTTTGGGGCAACACCGATACTATGGATGGTAATGTCGCCGTCGCGGTTTTTCTGCTTGAAAGCACCGGCGCAATCGACCCCAATCAACACACCTGGAATCAGGCTGATCAAGACATCGCGCTCACCGCTGTCGTCGAAGGCTTGAACTGGTGGGTCGAGCAATCACGCGCTTTCAATCTCGGACGCCCGTTGCAATTTACTATTGTTCCTTACTTCGCCAATAACCCTGCCTGCCAGATTGCTTATGAACCCATTTTGCACGAAGGTCGCGAGTCGGCGCTCTGGGTTAATAATGTAATGAACAATCTCGGCGTTGACGCCGGCGATACCTTCATTCGTGTCGCTTCTTTTGATCGGGTGATTCGCGATCAAAATCGCGCCAACTGGGCTTATTCGATTTTCATCGGTTACAATCCTGCGCCCGCGCAGAATGCCTTTGCCGACGGACGCGCTTCGTGGGCATATATCGGCGGCCCGCATGTCAATGCTTTATTCCGCACCTATGGTTGGGATTTGAAGCGCATCATCTCGCACGAAACCGGGCATATTTTTTATGCCTGCGATGAATATAGCCAACCGGGGTTTCACACCTGTAGTTGTAGTTGCGCGCCTGAGGTGAGACCCGAAGCCAAAAACGGCAATTGCGAATCGGGTTGCGGGGTGTCAACCGAATGCATGATGCGCATCAATGAACTCGCTTTATGCGCCTACACCGCAGCACAAATCGGCTGGACGAGTACCGTGCTGCCTGACATTCCCACAGCGCCCGCAGGACTCGTGGTTTCCGCATCTTCACCGACCCAGGTGTTAGTCAACTGGCAGGACACCGCAACCAACGAGGCGGGATTTCAGATTGAACGCAAAGGCGGGTCGGATGCGAATTTCAGTTTGATCGGCACTGCCGCCGCAAACCTCACTTCGTTTGCCGATAACACGGTCGCTGCCGATACGATTTACACCTACAGAGTTCGCGCTTTTAATGTGTCGGGCGCATCGGGATATTCTTCAGAATCAAGTGTGCGCACGCCTGCGACCTCGACCAACCTGAGCATTTCCACAGCGGATTTATCTGAAGCCACGGTCAATGTTCCCTACAGCCGCACGCTCTCTGCATCGGGTGGGTTGCCACCTTATCGTTGGCTTGTCGATAGCGGGACATTGCCGCCCGGCATCAGCTTGTCACAATTTGGCGACCTCTCAGGAACGCCAACATCGGCGGGAACCTTTAATTTTGTCGCGCGCGTCAACGACACGGCAAACAATTCAGTTACCAAAGCATTTTCTTTAGTCGTCAAAGCTGCCGCAGTGCTTACAATCACTACTAAAGAATTACCGCGAGGCTCAGTAGGTACAAGTTACAGTCAACAACTTGGTGCCTCTGGCGGACAAACGCCTTACACCTGGACAATTCAATCCGGCTCATTGCCGGAAGGTTTAACGCTCACGCAAACCGGCAACCTGCAAGGCACCCCGGAACGCGCCGGCACTTCGAGTTTCACGCTTAAACTCACGGATGCCACCAGTGCCACAACGACGACAACCCTTTCGCTCGTCATCAATCCGGCGACTTTGTTGTTGACCATTCAAACCGTCGCGTTGCCGGATGGGGTTGTCGGTGAAACTTATTCGCAAACCCTGATCGCCGCAGGCGGCAGTTCACCCTATCGCTGGGCGCTCAAATCGGGAGAACTTCCCAATGGTCTCACGCTTTCAGCCAATGGCATCATCAGCGGCACACCGACATCGTCAGGTGAAAAATCTTTTGAAATTGAAGCCATTGATCAAAGTGGACAACGCGCCATCAAACAATTTGAGATTGATGTTGACCCGCCACCTGAGTTTACCATCTTGACCCAATCCGCTTTAAAGACAGGGGCGGTTGGCGTGCCTTTCCGCGTTGAATTGCAAGCCACGTCAGGCACCGAACCCTATGTCTGGAAGAAAAAGAAAAAAGCCAAATTCGGAACCTTGCCCGACGGCATAACGGTTTCCAAAGAAGGGATATTATCGGGAACACCGACCGCTCAAGGCACTTATAATTTCACCTTGCTGGCTATCGATGCGGCAGACCGCGTTGCTTCTAAACCGTTCACATTGGAAATCGCGCCGCCACCACCACCGCTTGAAATTCGCACTACCAGCTTACCGGCGGCAACTCAAGGCTTGCCTTACAATGGCAAACTCGAAGCCAACGGTGGAGTTGCACCTTACGCCTGGTCGCTTGATTCGGGCAGTTTACCAAACGGCTTAACCTTATCCGAATCGGGCGACATTACGGGACGCGCAACCGCCGTGTTCACCGCCAATTTTGTCGTGCGTTTGCGTGATGCGATTGGCACATCAAGCACCAAAGCGCTTTCCATCACCGTCGTTCCGCCGCCGCCGCCACTTGCGATTACCACGACTTCGTTGCCGGAAACTTCAGCCGAGCGCGCTTACAACCAAAGCTTGCAAGCCACTGGTGGCGTACCGCCTTACACCTGGAGTATCGCCAACGGCAGTCTCGGCGCAGGCTTGAACCTTTCAGCCAGCGGCACGATTTCAGGAACGCCAACCGCACCGGGAACCGCGGTGTTTGGCGTGCGCGTAACCGATTCGGCGCAACAAACCACGGTGCGAACGTTGGCAATTAAAATCAACCCGGCTGACCGATTGGCACCTTTCGGCGTATTTGAAACACCCGACCACAAAGCCACTTTGACCGGTACGATTACCGGCACCGGTTGGGCGCTCGATAATGTGGGCGTCGTGGCGATTGATATTCTAATCGATAATCAAAAAGTCGCCGAAGCCGATTACGGCATCGCCAGACCCGATGTTGCTGTCGCCTGGGGTTCATTCCCGAATGGCGCAAACGCCGGGTTCAGATTCTCACTTGATACCACCAAACTCGCCAACGGCGATCATACGCTCGCGGTTCGTTTTGCCGATGCGCAGGGCAATACCGTGATCGTCGGCGCACGCACTATTCAAGTTCAAAATCGTTTGCTTGCCATCACCACTACAGATTTGGTCAGAGGCAAAAAAGGTGAATCTTACAGTTTCCAATTGGGCGCAGCAGACGGGCGACCGCCTTACACCTGGACGCTCACTTCGGGCGCGCTGCCGCAAGGCTTGAATATGAACGCCAGCGGCGTCATATCGGGAACGCCGACGGTTGCAGGCTCATTCACCTTCGGTGTGCGGGTAAACGATACGGCAGGCGGGGTTGCCGTCGCATCGCTCATCCTGTTTATTCAACCGGACATTGAACCGTTGAATATCGTCAGTCGCGGCGATTTGGCGGCAGGTTTAACCGGCGTCGATTATGCTTATCAGTTGCTCTTTGCCGGTGGCACAGCGCCGCGAACCTGGAGCATGGCAAGCGGCAATTTGCCGCCGGGACTTAGCCTTGGCGCATCAAGCGGGGTGATTTCAGGCAAACCAACCCAAGTGGGCAATTACACTTTCACGCTTCGCCTGACCGATGCCACCTCAACGACGGTTACGTCACAGCCGTTGAACATCGCCATCACGCCGGGTCCCCTGGTCATCACGAGCAGCGGCACCCTAACGCAAGGCACAGCCGGAAGCGCATACACTTATCAATTAACTTTCCTTGGTGGACAAGCGCCAATGACCTGGTCACTCAGCAGCGGCGCGAGCTTGCCGCCGGGGCTTTCATTGAATGCAACGACCGGCGTGATTAACGGCACACCAACCACACCGGGCACTTACACCTTCACGGTACAGGTGGGCGATTCACAGCAACCACCCGTCAGTGTGACCTCAGGCACCTTGACCATTGTTATCGTGCCTGCGCCGCTGGTCATCACCAGTTCGGGCACCTTAACCGGCGGGCGAATCAATCAGGCATACACCCATCAACTCACTTTCACAGGTGGCACGCCACCCGTGACCTGGTCTTTGCCGACCGGTTCGACCTTGCCGCCGGGATTGACGCTGAATACTACGACGGGCGTGATTTCCGGCACGCCAACGCAAACCGGCAACTTCTCATTCACCGTGCGAATTACCGATTCAGCCAATGTCGTAGCCACTTCAAGCGCGTTGCAAATCACCATCTCGCCTTAA
- a CDS encoding AMP-binding protein encodes MTSVDPSNCFFNKSIETLTGDSLREWQNQRLRNLLAEIKPNQFYREKFKARGLEFNDIKTVEDLRALAFTTKSELVAEQAQHPPFGRLLTYPRSRYRYLHQTSGTTGRPLKWLDTAESWQWFVDGWGYVFRGAGVSEDDLIFCAFSFGPYISHWVAIVGGWNIGAMCLAGGGLNSEQRLQTLLDNQCTVLLCTPTYALHLADRAAELGIDLRNSSIRTTIHAGEPGASLPNIRKRIESAWGATCYDHAGATEVGAWAFACAQERAAIHLNEAEFIFEVIDPQSGELLDAGKRGELVITNLGRAAMPVLRYRTGDLVEIIDEPCACGRSFARIKGGVLGRADDMMIVRGVNIYPGAIDDLLGGLANIAEYEVQIRSISGMHDLLIKFEPTDATGFQETSQTIANAFRNRFNIRVSIEGVASGSLPRYEFKARRYKRIAEET; translated from the coding sequence GTGACTTCAGTAGACCCTTCAAACTGTTTTTTCAATAAATCAATCGAAACTCTTACAGGCGATTCGTTACGCGAATGGCAAAACCAGCGACTGCGAAATCTGTTGGCAGAAATAAAACCCAATCAATTTTATCGGGAAAAATTCAAGGCGCGCGGGCTTGAGTTTAACGACATTAAAACAGTTGAAGATTTGCGGGCGCTTGCTTTCACGACAAAATCCGAACTTGTTGCGGAACAAGCGCAGCACCCACCGTTTGGCAGGCTGCTGACTTACCCGCGTTCGCGCTATCGCTATTTACATCAAACTTCGGGCACTACAGGTCGTCCGCTCAAGTGGCTCGATACTGCCGAAAGCTGGCAATGGTTTGTTGACGGTTGGGGCTATGTGTTTCGCGGCGCGGGCGTCAGTGAAGATGATTTAATTTTTTGTGCCTTCTCTTTCGGTCCCTACATCAGCCACTGGGTAGCGATTGTCGGGGGTTGGAATATCGGCGCAATGTGTCTGGCGGGCGGCGGACTCAACAGCGAACAGCGGTTGCAAACCTTGCTCGACAACCAGTGCACCGTGTTGCTTTGTACGCCGACCTACGCTTTACATCTGGCTGACCGCGCCGCGGAACTCGGAATTGATTTGCGAAACTCCAGCATTCGCACAACCATTCACGCGGGCGAACCGGGCGCAAGTCTCCCGAATATTCGCAAGCGGATTGAAAGCGCTTGGGGCGCAACCTGCTATGACCATGCGGGCGCAACCGAAGTTGGCGCGTGGGCATTTGCCTGTGCGCAAGAGCGCGCAGCCATTCATTTGAACGAAGCCGAGTTTATTTTTGAAGTTATCGATCCGCAAAGCGGCGAACTGCTTGATGCCGGCAAGCGCGGCGAGTTGGTAATCACCAATCTTGGACGCGCAGCCATGCCTGTGCTCAGGTATCGCACTGGCGATCTGGTTGAAATCATCGATGAACCCTGCGCTTGCGGCAGAAGTTTCGCGCGCATCAAAGGCGGGGTGCTCGGTCGAGCAGACGATATGATGATTGTGCGCGGCGTCAATATTTATCCCGGCGCGATTGATGATTTGCTTGGCGGACTCGCGAACATCGCGGAATACGAAGTTCAGATTCGCTCGATTTCAGGAATGCACGATTTGTTAATCAAGTTTGAACCGACGGACGCTACTGGTTTTCAAGAAACTTCGCAGACCATTGCCAATGCCTTTCGCAATCGCTTCAACATTCGCGTCAGTATTGAAGGGGTCGCAAGCGGCAGCCTGCCGCGTTATGAATTCAAAGCTCGTCGTTATAAACGTATCGCAGAGGAAACATAA
- a CDS encoding ATPase domain-containing protein: MSSKPPDLLQSGIEPVDKLLGGLMRGALYLAHGDIAAQSILGIKFLIEGLKRGDNVALVTHHSPQDAMRQFARLGYDCLEDVQKGKLVILEYSEQIIGQVARLTKLTPILRELAWWLKESSPKRFVFDSVAELVQGKVEGRKDRIREFAEWAQSLDATVLLIADEAHQQVVQELSPYVKESFHIQSNSLGNRRTGSLAFEKSTTLKPQAIEIDAFKGLFLLNGANQFNPSATVEPITETSKPVEPAKTEEIFEAFSAVEFPVETIAQHDTHSETQVHSEDFPHQVEPVVESTFVQAEVDATSTPQTTLESVSVVNPARLDTSELVEQEATEAGAVIEVRDYDFSDFVEELDVEIDEFDLNKVETHAQIADPRRRVVELKDASAKIERLLNDDLVELKQNLLASAREQASLRRSTDFTSESGTEPVLEQEKPAVARLTIEEKSADSHSPKPQMESAESTKRQTLQTGTKKFTVAVIDYDRASCERIARALQDFHVEIYNDSVNGIASILASPPDLVLLDVDAPIVDGFKVLAHIRASLSVPIIVLSKFHIRASDRILSTELGADYFLTKPFSTKELKQKARQLIARYRGINSWIATPVALSEAIAHHTDKIAQKVFEEDLSATPGADFRDNLPRAKKDKLEPYSHFIVHVEEQIKMVMEKGNAFSIVGYRLEPQAQSIRVKVAEFFDLVSSSVRNDDLISTNPHNDLVILLSDTDIKGAKGFVNRLRKQITGELHQALTVWIRSFPNFEESSEILSADKSTPPNQQNNASNSARA; encoded by the coding sequence ATGAGTAGCAAACCCCCTGATTTACTACAAAGCGGAATAGAACCGGTTGATAAACTGCTGGGCGGCTTGATGAGGGGAGCCTTGTATCTGGCGCATGGAGACATTGCCGCACAATCAATCTTAGGTATCAAATTTCTCATTGAAGGATTAAAGCGGGGTGATAATGTCGCGCTGGTGACTCACCATTCACCGCAAGATGCCATGCGCCAATTTGCGCGCCTGGGTTATGACTGTCTTGAAGATGTGCAAAAAGGCAAACTGGTTATTCTGGAATATTCGGAACAGATCATCGGGCAGGTCGCCCGCTTAACCAAACTCACACCGATTCTTCGCGAATTGGCGTGGTGGTTAAAAGAATCATCGCCTAAACGATTCGTTTTCGATTCGGTTGCCGAACTGGTTCAAGGAAAAGTTGAAGGGCGCAAAGACCGCATTCGCGAATTTGCCGAATGGGCACAGTCATTGGACGCTACGGTCTTATTGATTGCTGATGAAGCGCATCAGCAAGTTGTTCAGGAACTTTCGCCATATGTGAAAGAGTCGTTTCACATTCAAAGCAATTCGCTAGGGAACCGTCGAACCGGGTCATTGGCATTTGAAAAATCGACGACCCTCAAACCGCAAGCCATTGAAATCGATGCCTTCAAGGGATTGTTTCTTTTAAATGGCGCAAATCAATTCAACCCATCCGCAACTGTAGAACCCATCACAGAAACCTCGAAACCCGTTGAACCTGCAAAAACGGAAGAGATTTTTGAAGCCTTCTCGGCAGTCGAGTTTCCTGTGGAAACCATTGCCCAGCACGATACCCATAGCGAAACGCAAGTCCACTCCGAAGATTTTCCGCATCAGGTTGAGCCAGTTGTGGAATCAACCTTTGTGCAAGCCGAAGTGGATGCGACCTCGACTCCTCAAACCACTCTTGAATCGGTGTCGGTGGTAAACCCGGCGCGACTCGATACCAGCGAGTTGGTTGAGCAGGAAGCAACCGAAGCAGGCGCGGTCATCGAAGTTCGGGATTACGATTTTTCTGATTTTGTCGAAGAGCTTGATGTTGAGATAGATGAATTTGATTTAAATAAAGTTGAAACGCATGCTCAGATTGCCGACCCGCGACGCAGAGTTGTCGAATTAAAAGACGCGAGCGCAAAAATTGAACGACTCCTGAATGATGACCTTGTCGAGTTGAAACAAAACCTGCTCGCCAGTGCCAGAGAGCAAGCGTCGCTCAGACGCTCGACCGATTTTACTTCTGAGTCAGGCACAGAGCCGGTGCTTGAACAAGAAAAACCTGCCGTCGCCCGATTAACCATTGAGGAGAAAAGCGCAGATTCACATTCGCCTAAACCTCAGATGGAATCAGCCGAATCAACGAAACGTCAGACTTTGCAAACCGGCACTAAAAAATTTACCGTTGCGGTGATTGATTATGACCGCGCCTCCTGTGAACGCATTGCCAGAGCTTTGCAAGATTTTCACGTCGAAATTTATAATGATTCGGTAAACGGAATTGCCAGCATTCTGGCGTCGCCGCCGGATTTGGTTCTGCTTGATGTGGATGCGCCAATCGTTGACGGATTCAAAGTGTTGGCGCATATTCGCGCCAGCCTGTCGGTTCCGATTATCGTTTTGTCGAAATTTCATATTCGCGCCAGCGACCGTATTTTATCTACCGAACTGGGCGCGGATTATTTCTTAACCAAACCCTTCAGCACCAAAGAACTGAAACAGAAAGCGCGACAATTAATCGCTCGTTATCGCGGGATTAATTCCTGGATTGCGACGCCCGTGGCGCTCAGTGAAGCCATCGCCCATCATACGGATAAAATCGCGCAGAAAGTTTTTGAGGAAGACCTCAGCGCAACCCCTGGGGCAGATTTCAGGGATAATTTACCGCGTGCCAAAAAAGATAAACTCGAACCTTACAGCCATTTCATTGTGCATGTTGAAGAACAGATAAAGATGGTGATGGAGAAAGGCAACGCCTTTTCAATCGTCGGCTATCGCCTTGAACCGCAGGCGCAAAGTATCAGAGTCAAAGTTGCCGAATTCTTTGACCTGGTGAGTTCGTCGGTTCGCAACGATGATTTGATTTCTACAAACCCGCACAATGATTTGGTTATTTTACTTTCCGATACCGACATCAAAGGCGCAAAAGGATTTGTCAACCGCTTGCGAAAACAGATCACCGGAGAATTGCATCAGGCATTGACCGTGTGGATTCGCAGCTTCCCAAACTTTGAAGAAAGCAGCGAAATATTGAGTGCGGATAAATCGACACCGCCTAACCAGCAAAATAATGCAAGCAATAGCGCGCGCGCCTGA
- the gltX gene encoding glutamate--tRNA ligase produces the protein MTEKIRVRFAPSPTGYLHVGGARTALFNWLFARKNKGIFLLRIEDTDIQRSSEEMVKGILEGMHWLGLDADEGPFFQSDYADEHRAAAYRLVEEGKAYYDFTPKEENDDRTVKERSAERGRAQVTTGKEANPYRDLPIAEAQRRLQVGEQAAIRLKVPESGTSKFVDLVFGQQERDYTDIEDLVLVRSDGHPLYNLSVVVDDINMGITHVIRGQDHLTNTHKQVLIYQALGATIPVFAHLPLIFAPGKIKLSKRKHGEVVSVTTYRDRGFVPDALVNFLALLGWSPGDEKEILSRSEMIEKFSLEEVHKSGAIFNFEESEKGDWTDPKALWMNSEYIKAMALSELAEIVAEQFKKADLWRDEYASDKREWFAKTIDLLRARYRTLTDFVTLGRPYFADEFEYEEAAVKKNLKDERLKELLPGLADKLNEVEDFSHDGAESALRAYSEEAGVKAGLLINASRTALTGQAVGPGMFDIMITLGREKTVARLKRAVAVVAT, from the coding sequence ATGACAGAAAAGATACGAGTTAGATTTGCACCCTCACCGACCGGTTACCTGCATGTTGGCGGCGCTCGAACCGCTTTATTCAACTGGCTATTTGCTCGAAAAAATAAGGGCATTTTTCTTTTGCGTATCGAAGACACAGACATACAACGCTCTTCGGAAGAGATGGTCAAGGGCATTCTTGAAGGCATGCATTGGTTAGGACTTGATGCCGATGAAGGACCATTTTTTCAATCCGATTATGCCGACGAACATCGCGCGGCAGCTTACCGATTGGTTGAAGAAGGCAAGGCGTATTACGATTTCACGCCTAAAGAAGAGAACGATGACCGAACCGTTAAAGAACGTAGCGCGGAGCGTGGACGCGCGCAGGTGACAACCGGAAAGGAGGCAAATCCGTATCGCGATTTGCCTATCGCAGAAGCTCAACGCCGATTGCAGGTAGGGGAACAGGCAGCCATCCGATTAAAGGTTCCGGAATCGGGGACATCGAAATTTGTTGATTTGGTTTTTGGGCAGCAAGAACGAGATTATACAGACATCGAAGATTTGGTTTTGGTGCGCTCGGACGGGCATCCGCTTTATAACCTGTCTGTGGTTGTCGATGATATTAATATGGGAATTACCCACGTCATTCGCGGTCAAGACCATTTGACCAATACCCATAAACAGGTGTTGATTTATCAGGCTCTGGGGGCGACGATTCCGGTATTTGCGCATCTGCCGTTGATCTTTGCGCCGGGTAAAATCAAATTGTCGAAACGCAAACATGGCGAAGTGGTTTCGGTGACTACCTACCGCGATAGAGGATTTGTGCCGGATGCGCTGGTCAATTTTCTGGCATTGCTTGGCTGGTCGCCGGGCGACGAAAAAGAGATTTTATCGCGTAGCGAAATGATTGAAAAATTCAGCCTCGAAGAGGTTCATAAATCCGGCGCAATTTTTAATTTTGAAGAATCGGAAAAAGGCGACTGGACAGACCCGAAAGCGCTTTGGATGAACAGCGAATATATCAAAGCAATGGCGCTCTCCGAGCTTGCGGAAATAGTCGCCGAACAATTTAAAAAGGCGGATTTATGGCGCGACGAATATGCCAGTGATAAGCGCGAATGGTTTGCAAAAACCATTGATTTGCTGCGCGCCCGCTATCGCACCTTGACCGATTTTGTGACGCTTGGAAGACCGTATTTTGCCGATGAATTTGAGTATGAAGAAGCTGCGGTCAAAAAGAATTTGAAAGATGAACGCCTGAAAGAACTCTTGCCGGGGCTGGCTGATAAGTTGAATGAGGTCGAAGATTTTTCTCACGATGGCGCAGAATCGGCTCTCAGAGCCTATTCCGAGGAAGCCGGCGTCAAAGCCGGGTTGCTCATCAATGCATCGCGAACCGCTTTAACCGGACAAGCTGTGGGACCAGGAATGTTTGATATTATGATTACGCTTGGTCGCGAGAAAACCGTTGCCAGGTTAAAACGCGCTGTGGCAGTAGTGGCGACTTGA